The following are encoded together in the Chanodichthys erythropterus isolate Z2021 chromosome 16, ASM2448905v1, whole genome shotgun sequence genome:
- the LOC137002984 gene encoding neuropilin and tolloid-like protein 1 yields the protein MVPRVKLLVAVVASLVNLGFSGAPTAPKRVSVENNSGVTPAGLCGSWVKEPDGGLFTSPNYPEKYPPDRECIYIIEASPRQCIDLYFDEKYAIEPSWECKFDHIEVRDGPFSFSPIIGRYCGQESPTYVRSSGRYLWIKFVADGELEATGFSARYNFTQDPDFKDMGVPPPLPVCEFEMSGPEGIVESVMVAKEGKALQTEAVDCRWFIRAPPGSKIYLRFLDYEMQNSNECKRNFVAVYDGSSSVEHLKNKFCSTVANDVMLLTSVGVIRMWADETSRRSRFRILFTTFHEPPCEGDAFFCHSNMCINHTLVCNGIQNCVYPWDENGCKEKRKATILDSLDNTNVTIIGVTCGVVIILLTVSIIIQIKQPRKKYIIRRDEFDPTLLHEAFEPPHYELCTLRQATSSDGEVLPEDFPKLQRTSSKCIHGHHCGSQVSSTRGSRSDLSLRDAAAILSEMETSAQPQFPLQATPIGRRNILVMKHSYSHDGAEECDLDDEFYDGPTTSRGRAAMDRTVHRSVSNDF from the exons TTGAAAACAACTCAGGTGTGACACCGGCGGGATTGTGCGGTTCTTGGGTCAAAGAGCCTGATGGAGGACTTTTTACATCTCCTAACTATCCAGAGAAATATCCTCCTGACCGAGAATGCATATACATAATTGAAG CTTCTCCAAGGCAATGCATCGACCTGTATTTTGATGAAAAGTATGCTATTGAGCCATCGTGGGAGTGTAAGTTTGACCACATTGAAGTCAGGGATGGACCCTTCAGCTTTTCTCCTATCATCGGCCGTTACTGTGGACAAGAGAGCCCGACCTATGTTAGGTCCAGTGGACGATACCTTTGGATAAAATTTGTGGCAGATGGTGAACTAGAAGCCACTGGATTTTCAGCTCGGTACAATTTCACCCAAG ATCCTGATTTCAAGGACATGGGAGTTCCACCACCTCTTCCAG TTTGTGAGTTTGAGATGAGTGGGCCAGAGGGCATTGTGGAGTCTGTAATGGTTGCAAAAGAGGGCAAAGCGTTGCAGACAGAGGCTGTAGACTGCAGGTGGTTCATAAGAGCTCCTCCTGGCTCTAAG ATCTATTTGCGTTTCCTGGATTATGAGATGCAGAACTCGAACGAGTGCAAGCGTAACTTTGTGGCGGTGTATGATGGGAGCAGCTCGGTGGAGCATCTGAAGAATAAATTTTGCAGCACGGTAGCCAATGACGTAATGCTGCTGACTTCAGTAGGTGTGATTCGCATGTGGGCCGATGAGACCAGCCGCAGGAGCCGATTCCGTATCCTCTTCACCACCTTCCATGAGC CTCCATGTGAAGGAGATGCATTCTTCTGCCATAGCAACATGTGTATTAACCACACATTGGTGTGCAATGGTATCCAAAACTGTGTCTATCCTTGGGATGAGAATGGCTGCAAAG AGAAAAGAAAAGCCACTATCCTGGACAGCCTTGACAACACCAATGTAACCATAATTGGAGTGACCTGCGGAGTGGTGATTATCCTGCTCACCGTGTCGATAATCATTCAAATAAAACAGCCACGGAAAAAGTACATAATCCGCAGGGACGAATTTGACCCCACCTTGCTTCACGAGGCCTTTGAACCCCCGCACTATGAGCTGTGCACGCTACGGCAAGCAACCTCATCCGATGGTGAGGTGTTACCAGAGGATTTCCCCAAATTGCAGCGCACCTCCTCCAAATGCATCCACGGCCACCACTGTGGCTCGCAGGTGTCCAGCACTCGAGGCAGCCGCAGTGATCTCAGTCTGCGAGATGCTGCTGCCATTCTCTCAGAGATGGAGACGTCCGCACAGCCCCAGTTCCCTCTGCAAGCCACCCCTATTGGCCGCAGGAATATTCTGGTGATGAAGCACAGCTACTCGCACGATGGGGCTGAGGAGTGCGACCTGGATGATGAATTTTATGATGGGCCCACCACCAGCCGCGGGCGAGCTGCAATGGACAGAACTGTGCATCGGTCAGTATCCAATGACTTTTGA
- the atpsckmt gene encoding ATP synthase subunit C lysine N-methyltransferase isoform X1 codes for MSDFGTESNLCSETYKQGSAGEGTFKKRLGIIATCVVGGSLVALYAVTGPFVAPALRKVCLPFVPATRTQIENVLTVLKTRSGSLVDIGSGDGRIVIAAAKRGFKAVGFELNPWLVWYSRYKAWREGVHHSTSFYISDLWKVSFSEYSNVVIFGVPQMMEQLEVKLQTELQSSAKVVACRFPFPTWTPVDVAGEGIDTVWVYNAKTFKPHIGNDKDSERQEMP; via the exons ATGTCTGACTTTGGCACCGAATCAAATCTATGCTCAGAGACTTATAAGCAGGGATCAGCTGGTGAAGGTACTTTTAAAAAACGACTCGGTATTATTGCAACTTGTGTCGTCGGAGGGTCATTGGTCGCTCTGTATGCAGTGACCGGACCGTTTGTTGCACCAGCACTGAGGAAAGTTTGTCTGCCATTCGTACCTGCAACAAGGACACAAATTGAAAATGTTCTAACGGTTTTGAAAACTAGATCAGGCTCCCTGGTAGATATCGGCAGCGGAGATGGACGGATT GTTATCGCTGCAGCAAAAAGAGGCTTCAAGGCAGTTGGCTTCGAGCTCAACCCATGGCTGGTCTGGTACTCCCGTTACAAAGCCTGGAGGGAAGGTGTTCATCATAGCACATCTTTCTATATTTCAGACCTTTGGAAG GTCAGTTTTTCAGAGTACTCCAATGTGGTCATCTTTGGGGTTCCTCAAATG ATGGAGCAGCTTGAAGTCAAGCTCCAAACAGAGCTTCAGAGTTCAGCCAAAGTAGTAGCTTGTCGCTTTCCTTTTCCCACTTGGACTCCTGTTGATGTAGCTGGAGAGGGAATTGACACTGTGTGGGTTTATAATGCCAAGACATTCAAACCACACATCGGAAATGATAAAGACAGTGAGAGACAAGAGATGCCATAA
- the atpsckmt gene encoding ATP synthase subunit C lysine N-methyltransferase isoform X2 has translation MSDFGTESNLCSETYKQGSAGEGTFKKRLGIIATCVVGGSLVALYAVTGPFVAPALRKVCLPFVPATRTQIENVLTVLKTRSGSLVDIGSGDGRIVIAAAKRGFKAVGFELNPWLVWYSRYKAWREGVHHSTSFYISDLWKMEQLEVKLQTELQSSAKVVACRFPFPTWTPVDVAGEGIDTVWVYNAKTFKPHIGNDKDSERQEMP, from the exons ATGTCTGACTTTGGCACCGAATCAAATCTATGCTCAGAGACTTATAAGCAGGGATCAGCTGGTGAAGGTACTTTTAAAAAACGACTCGGTATTATTGCAACTTGTGTCGTCGGAGGGTCATTGGTCGCTCTGTATGCAGTGACCGGACCGTTTGTTGCACCAGCACTGAGGAAAGTTTGTCTGCCATTCGTACCTGCAACAAGGACACAAATTGAAAATGTTCTAACGGTTTTGAAAACTAGATCAGGCTCCCTGGTAGATATCGGCAGCGGAGATGGACGGATT GTTATCGCTGCAGCAAAAAGAGGCTTCAAGGCAGTTGGCTTCGAGCTCAACCCATGGCTGGTCTGGTACTCCCGTTACAAAGCCTGGAGGGAAGGTGTTCATCATAGCACATCTTTCTATATTTCAGACCTTTGGAAG ATGGAGCAGCTTGAAGTCAAGCTCCAAACAGAGCTTCAGAGTTCAGCCAAAGTAGTAGCTTGTCGCTTTCCTTTTCCCACTTGGACTCCTGTTGATGTAGCTGGAGAGGGAATTGACACTGTGTGGGTTTATAATGCCAAGACATTCAAACCACACATCGGAAATGATAAAGACAGTGAGAGACAAGAGATGCCATAA
- the marchf6 gene encoding E3 ubiquitin-protein ligase MARCH6 codes for MDTAEEADICRVCRSEGTQDKPLYHPCVCTGSIKFIHQECLVQWLKHSRKEYCELCKHRFAFTPIYSPDMPSRLPVQDIFAGLVTSIGTAIRYWFHYTLVAFAWLGVVPLTACRIYKCLFTGSVSSLLTLPLDMLSTENLLADCLQGCFVVTCTLCAFISLVWLREQIVHGGAPLWLEQNQQQPANAAGPPNEAPGQGNGGAENQPMPAPAEPPGENAAAAEAPDLPADPAEEMELDNDDEEDGGAEDVADANNGAQDDMNWNALEWDRAAEELTWERMLGLDGSLVFLEHVFWVVSLNTLFILVFAFCPYHIGHFSVVGLGFEEYVRASHFEGLITTIVGYVLLAITLIVCHGLAALVRFQRSRRLLGVCYIVVKVSLLVVVEIGVFPLICGWWLDICSLEMFDASLKDRELSFESAPGTTMFLHWLVGMVYVFYFASFILLLREVLRPGVLWFLRNLNDPDFNPVQEMIHLPIYRHLRRFILSVVVFGSIVLLMLWLPIRIIKHIFPSFLPYNVMLYSDAPVSELSLELLLLQVVLPALLEQGHTRQWLKGLVRAWTVTAGYLLDLHSYLLGDQEDNENNANQQANNINQQARNNAIPVVGEGLHAAHQAILQQGGPVGFQPYHRPMKFPLRIVLLILFMCLTLLLASLVCLTLPVFTGRWLMSFWTGSAKIHELYTAACGLYVCWLSIRAITVLLAWMPQGRRVILLKVQEWTLMIMKTLIVAVLLAGVIPLLLGLLFELVIVAPLRVPLDQTPLFYPWQDWALGVLHAKIIAAITLMGPQWWLKTVIEQVYANGIRNIDLHFIIRKLAAPVIAVLLLSLCIPYVISVGIVPLIGVTMEMQNLVQRRIYPFLLMVVVLMGILSFQIRQFKRLYEHIKNDKYLVGQRLVNYERKAGKASTTTHSSSVQE; via the exons ATGGACACTGCCGAAGAAG CTGATATATGTAGGGTGTGTCGATCTGAGGGAACTCAAGACAAACCCCTCTACCATCCCTGTGTTTGTACTGGAAGTATTAAGTTCATCCACCAAGAATG CTTGGTGCAGTGGCTTAAACACAGCAGAAAAGAGTACTGCGAATTATGCAAGCACAGATTTGCTTTCACGCCAA TTTACTCTCCAGACATGCCTTCACGGCTCCCAGTTCAAGACATTTTCGCAGGACTGGTCACCAGTATAGGCACGGCAATCCGATACTGGTTTCATTACACGCTTGTTGCCTTCGCTTGGCTGGGGGTTGTACCTCTAACAGCAT GTCGCATCTATAAGTGTCTGTTCACTGGATCCGTAAGCTCCCTCCTGACTCTGCCATTAGACATGCTCTCCAC AGAGAACTTGCTGGCTGACTGCCTGCAGGGCTGCTTTGTGGTGACCTGCACCCTCTGCGCCTTCATCAGTCTGGTGTGGCTGCGGGAGCAGATTGTTCATGGTGGAGCCCCTTTATGGTTGGAGCAGAACCAGCAGCAACCTGCCAATGCAGCAGGGCCGCCCAATGAG GCCCCTGGACAGGGTAATGGAGGTGCTGAAAACCAGCCTATGCCCGCCCCGGCTGAACCTCCAGGGGAGAACGCTGCAGCGGCTGAGGCTCCTGACCTCCCTGCTGATCCTGCGGAAGAGATGGAGCTAGATAATGACGATGAGGAGGATGGAGGTGCTGAAGATGTGGCAGATGCCAACAATGGAGCACAGG ATGATATGAACTGGAATGCTCTGGAATGGGATCGTGCAGCTGAAGAGCTCACTTGGGAAAGG ATGCTTGGGCTTGATGGGTCCCTGGTTTTCCTT GAGCATGTCTTCTGGGTGGTCTCACTCAACACACTATTCATCCTGGTGTTTG CTTTCTGTCCCTACCATATTGGCCACTTCTCAGTGGTTGGACTTGGTTTTGAAGAATAT GTTCGTGCCTCACACTTTGAGGGTCTCATCACCACTATAGTTGGATATGTCCTTTTAGCCATCACACTCATCGTGTGCCAT GGATTAGCAGCACTGGTGAGATTTCAAAGATCACGGCGCTTGTTAGGAGTCTGCTATATTGTGGTAAAG GTGTCTCTTCTAGTAGTCGTAGAGATTGGCGTGTTCCCACTCATCTGTGGCTGGTGGCTTGATATCTGCTCTCTg GAAATGTTTGATGCCTCATTGAAAGACCGAGAGTTGAGTTTTGAATCCGCGCCAGGGACCACCATGTTCCTTCACTGGCTAGTGGGGATGGTCTACGTCTTCTATTTTGCCTCTTTTATTCTTCTGCTCAGAGAG GTTTTAAGGCCTGGGGTCTTGTGGTTTCTCAGAAATCTGAACGATCCAGATTTCAACCCAGTGCAGGAAATGATTCACCTACCAATATACAGACACCTGAGACGATTCATACTATCAGtg GTTGTGTTTGGCTCAATTGTTCTTCTCATGTTGTGGCTTCCTATCCGGATAATCAAACACATCTTCCCTTCATTTCTTCCCTACAATGTGATGCTTTACAg cgATGCTCCAGTGAGTGAGCTGTCTTTGGAGTTGCTGTTATTGCAGGTTGTTCTTCCTGCTCTGTTGGAACAGGGACATACGCGACAGTGGCTCAAAGGTCTGGTACGAGCCTGGACCGTGACCGCTGGCTACTTGCT AGACTTGCACTCTTATTTGCTGGGAGACCAGGAAGACAATGAGAACAATGCCAACCAGCAAGCCAACAACATCAACCAGCAGGCCCGTAACAATGCCATTCCTGTGGTGGGAGAAGGTCTGCATGCTGCCCACCAGGCCATACTGCAGCAGGGTGGCCCAGTGGGTTTCCAGCCCTATCACCGGCCCATGAAATTCCCTCTAAGG ATTGTGTTGCTGATATTGTTCATGTGCTTGACGCTGCTTTTGGCCAGTTTGGTGTGTCTCACGTTACCAG TGTTCACTGGACGCTGGCTGATGTCCTTCTGGACGGGCAGCGCTAAGATCCATGAGTTGTACACTGCAGCATGTGGGCTATATGTGTGCTGGCTCTCCATCAGAGCGATCACAGTGCTGCTGGCCTGGATGCCTCAGGGGCGTAGAGTAATCCTTCTCAAGGTTCAGGAGTGGACCCTCATG ATTATGAAGACCCTGATTGTGGCCGTGCTGTTGGCTGGAGTGATCCCTCTTCTCTTGGGACTGCTGTTCGAGCTGGTGATTGTAGCTCCTCTCAGAGTGCCGCTGGATCAGACACCTCTGTTCTACCCCTGGCAG GACTGGGCTTTAGGAGTGCTGCATGCCAAAATCATTGCTGCCATCACCCTCATGGGTCCCCAGTGGTGGTTGAAGACCGTTATTGAGCAG GTGTATGCCAATGGAATCAGGAACATTGACCTTCATTTCATCATCAGGAAGTTAGCGGCCCCAGTCATCGCTGTATTGCTGCTTTCTCTCTGCATCCCCTACGTGATTTCTGTAGGCATCGTCCCCCTTATTG GGGTCACTATGGAGATGCAAAATCTGGTGCAGAGGAGAATCTACCCCTTCCTACTGATGGTAGTGGTGCTGATGGGTATCCTCTCTTTCCAAATCCGACAATTCAAGCGCCTTTATGAGCACATCAAGAATGACAA GTACCTTGTCGGACAGAGACTTGTGAACTATGAACGCAAAGCTGGCAAGGCCAGCACTACCACACACAGCAGTTCAGTGCAGGAGTAA